A single region of the Ascaphus truei isolate aAscTru1 chromosome 6, aAscTru1.hap1, whole genome shotgun sequence genome encodes:
- the LOC142496591 gene encoding formyl peptide receptor-related sequence 1-like, whose translation METSVHPVPFTVSSPETSVPEEDPENGFLVYDTFHLIQVICIICFSITFILGIIGNGLVIWIAGFKMKKMINTIWFLNLGVADFLFNIFLPLQITELAMNGHWPFGQIMCKVIFTAILLNILVSISFLMVISVDRCTSVLCPVWSKNHRTPRLASIISIVIWLLCLIFSAPFLVFYEITDDPYENISYCHTTYLSWSNVTTFDYHTWKKRYNAMSITRFVSMFLIPFVIILVCYGLIALRLRRRESLSRSGRPFKVMISIVLCFFCCWFPFNFWPLLEIMDIETGWAVDFIVINICYCLAFLNSCLNPLLYVFIGRDFKETLKKSIPFLLENTFSERCNLDFECQDDQTRVKTELETFKP comes from the coding sequence ATGGAGACTTCTGTTCATCCTGTTCCCTTCACCGTCAGTAGCCCTGAGACCAGTGTTCCAGAGGAGGATCCGGAGAATGGTTTTCTGGTTTATGATACCTTCCACTTGATACAAGTAATATGCATAATTTGCTTCAGCATAACATTCATCCTAGGGATTATAGGGAATGGTTTGGTCATTTGGATTGCTGGTTTCAAGATGAAGAAGATGATTAATACCATATGGTTTCTCAACCTGGGTGTGGCCGACTTTTTATTCAACATCTTCCTTCCACTTCAGATAACAGAGTTGGCTATGAATGGTCACTGGCCCTTCGGACAGATAATGTGCAAGGTCATCTTCACTGCTATTTTACTAAACATACTGGTCAGTATTTCCTTCCTAATGGTCATCAGTGTTGACCGTTGCACCTCTGTCCTTTGCCCGGTATGGTCAAAAAATCATAGGACACCCAGGTTAGCTTCCATCATTTCAATAGTTATCTGGCTGTTGTGTTTGATCTTCAGTGCCCCATTTCTTGTTTTCTATGAAATTACGGATGACCCTTATGAGAATATCTCTTACTGTCATACTACATATCTCTCCTGGAGTAACGTGACCACATTTGACTATCACACATGGAAAAAGAGGTATAATGCTATGTCAATCACTAGATTTGTGTCCATGTTCCTCATCCCCTTCGTTATCATTCTGGTCTGTTATGGTCTCATCGCACTCAGGCTAAGGAGAAGGGAAAGTCTTTCTAGATCTGGGCGACCTTTCAAGGTTATGATTTCCATTGTACTTTGCTTCTTCTGCTGCTGGTTCCCCTTCAACTTCTGGCCTCTATTGGAAATCATGGACATTGAAACTGGCTGGGCTGTCGATTTCATAGTAATAAATATTTGCTATTGCCTGGCTTTCTTGAACAGCTGCCTCAATCCCCTGCTCTATGTCTTTATCGGTCGTGACTTCAAGGAGACCTTAAAGAAGTCTATTCCATTTCTTCTGGAAAATACCTTTAGTGAGAGGTGTAACCTTGATTTTGAGTGTCAAGATGATCAGACCAGGGTTAAAACCGAACTGGAGACTTTCAAGCCATGA